TAGGGTACGTCTGGAATAATATGACAAGTCCCTTATAATGGGTATAAATAGTTGTTTTGAAGTACACCCCAAAAGTTAGACAAAACTTTTAGGGTGTACTTTTGATATGTTTAAATATGATGAAAAAGTGAAGTTCCCAATTAATTATGGAGAATATTCCTTGATTGTTTAATTTAAATTTTGCTATATAAGAAGGAGTAGATACAATATATATTTATATGATAGAATGACACTAGATATCTAAGAAAGAAAAAGTATGGAGTTGATTATGACTTTTTAATATGATAATTCATGGAAAATTCAGGAAAATACGTTGAATTTCAGAATACAACATTAGAAGATGTGATTGAATACATTTTCTCAAAATCATAGAAATATATAGTATAAATTAGGAGGTAAAAAATATGCTAACAGGAGAAATTAAAAATAAAGTAGATAAGATTTGGGAAACCTTTTGGACAGGGGGAATTACCAATCCATTAACAGTAATAGAACAGTTTACATATTTAATATTTATAAAATCATTAGATGATAAACAAATGCAAAGTGAAAAGGAAGCGAGTATACTAGGAGTAAAACCCAAAATTATATTTGATAAAAATCATGAAGATTTAAGATGGCACAATTTCAAGGAATTTGAAGCTGAGAGAATGTATGATACTGTAGCCAATAAAGTTTTTCCATTTATAAAAAGCCTAAATGGAAATTCAGGTTCATCCTTTGCCAAATATATGGGAGATGCAATATTTGTTATACCAACGCCTATAATGTTACAAAAAATCGTAACTGGAATAGATGGTTTAGTGTTGGAAGGAGATGTAAAGGGAGATCTTTATGAATATCTATTATCTAAACTTTCTACATCAGGAACTAATGGTCAATTTAGAACACCTAGACATATAATAAAAATGATGGTTGAACTGGTTAAGCCAACACCATCAGATATAATAATTGACCCTGCTTGTGGTACTTCGGGATTTTTGATAGGGGCTAGTGAATATCTAAAAAATAACCATGGTGATTTATTTAATTCTGAAGAATTAAAACACCATTATCAAAATACAATGTTTCATGGGAATGATATGGATAGTACAATGCTTAGAATAGGTACTATGAATATGGTATTACATGATGTAGAAAATCCTCAAATTTCCTATAGAGACTCCCTTTCTAAAGGGAATACAGATAGAGAAAGGTATACATTAGTATTAGCCAATCCACCTTTTAAAGGATCACTAGATGCAGAATCAGTAGCAGAAGATTTGCTTAGGATTTCTAATACTAAAAGAACAGAAATATTATTTTTATCATTGATGCTTAGAATACTTAAAAATGGTGGTAGATGTGCAGTTATAGTTCCAGATGGAGTACTGTTCGGAAGCACAAAAGCCCATAAATCTATAAGAGAAAAAATAGTGGAAAAGAATAAATTAGAAGCAGTTATATCTATGCCAAGTGGAGTATTTAAGCCCTATGCAGGAGTAAGTACAGCCATACTCATATTTACAAAAACAAGTATAGGTGGAACAGATAATGTATGGTTCTATGATATGGAAGCAGATGGCTATAGCTTAGATGATAAGAGAGAGAAGATAGAAAATAGTGATATTGAAGATATTATAAAGAGATATCATAATATAGAAAATGAAAATACGAGAGAAAGAACAGAAAAATCTTTCCTAGTACCAAAACTAGAAATAGCAGAAAATAATTATGATTTATCCATAAATAGATATAAAGAAATAGAATATGAAGAAATAGAATATGAAGCACCAGAAAAGATAATAGAAAAGATAAGAGAATTAGAAAAAGAAGTATATGTTGGATTAGATAAGATAGAGAAGTTGGTGAAGTAGAATGAAATGGAAAAGTATAAAACTTGAAGACTTAATATGCAAGCCGATTTCAGGCGAATGGGGAAAACAAATAACTAATAAACAAGATGAAAATATAGTAAAAGTGATAAGAACCGCAAACTTTACAAATAAAGGGGTCGTAGATTATGAGGACATTGTTCTAAGAAATATTGATACTAAAAAGGTAAAGCAAAAAAAACTTTTATATGGAGATATTTTAGTAGAAAAATCGGGAGGAACTGATAAGTATCCAGTAGGAAGAGTAGTTTTTTATGACAAAAATGATGAGATTTATTTAAGTAATAATTTTACTACTATTTTTAGAGTAAAGAAAGATAAAATTTACAATAGATTTTTATTTTATTATTTATTTTATAATTATAATCGTGGTGGAATGATTAAATATTATAATAAAACAACAGGAATACAAAATTTAAAAGTTAATCATTTAATAAAAGAATTACAAATTCCAGTTCCACCACTGAACATACAAAAACAAATTGTAGAAATATTAGATGAAGCACAAAAATTAATAGACAATAGAAAAAAGGAGATAAAACTTTTCGATGATTTAATAGAATCTATATTCTACGATATGTTTGGAGACCCAGTTAAGAATGATAAGGGATGGGAAGTCAGGAAATTGGGAGATAGTACTGAAATAATAACTGGAAATACTCCCTCTAGAAAAAATCAAGAAAATTATGGAAATTATATAGAATGGATAAAATCTGACAATATAAATACACCATATATGTATTTAACTGAGGCAGAAGAGTATCTATCAGAAAAAGGAAAAGAAATAGGAAGAACGGCAGATAATGGTAGTATTTTGATGACATGTATTGCTGGCAGTATTAAATGTATTGGGAATGTAGCTATAGCAGATAGGAAGGTGGCTTTTAATCAACAAATAAATGCAATAATTCCATTAAAATATAAGTTATATTTTTTATATGTATTATTTATAACAACGAAAGAATATATTCAAAATAACTCTACATCATCAATGAAAGGAATGATAAGTAAAGGAAATTTATCAAAATTAGAGTTTATCATCCCCCCACTACAATTACAAAACCAATTTGCAGAAAAAGTACAAACTATAGAAAAACAAAAAGCATTATTAGAGGAATCACTTAAACTAATGGAAGACAACTATAAATCCTTAATGCAAAGGGCATTTAAAGGAGAGTTATTTTAATCAGGAGGTGAAACTATGGTTTCTAATTTTGAATATCTAAAAAAGGAAAAGAAATATAACAAATTTGTAGATGCTTGCATTGAAGCAGAAAGACTTATGAATGTATCCTATTCTGCTACGGCTACTTTTGCAAGAAGAGCTTTAGAATTAGCAGTTAAATGGGTTTATGCTAATGATGGGGAATTAAAAGTTCCCTATCAAGACAATTTAGCTTCATTAATATATAATTATGAATTTAAATCCTTAGTAGAGCCAGAAATGATAGATTTACTTTCCTATATACATAAATTAGGTAATAAAGCAGTTCATACAACTATGGCAGTTAGAAGAGAAGAGGCTGTTTTATCACTAAGGAATTTATTTGCATTTACATCTTGGATAGACTATTGTTATTCAGAAGAATTTGAGGAAAGAGAATTTAATGAAAACTTATTAGGGGATAACAATAGATTTAAAAAGACTGTTCAAGAGAAAGATGAATTATTTGAAATACTAAGTCAAAAAGATAGAAGATTAGAAGAAGTTGTTCAAGAGAATAAAAAACTTAGAAGTCAAAACGAATCTAAAAGAAGAGAGAATCAAAGAAATAGAAATTATAAAGTGGATGAAATATCAGAGTTTGAAACTAGAAAAATGTACATTAATCTAAATCTAGAATTAAATGGTTGGGAAATAGGTAGGGATTGCTTAGAAGAAGTAGAAGTTAAAAACATGGATAACTCTTCTGGAATAGGTTTTGTTGATTATGTATTATATGGAAACGATGGAAATCCATTGGCACTAGTTGAAGCTAAAAAAACCAGCGTTAGTCCAAGAATTGGAAAGGTACAAGCTAAAATGTATGCAGAAGCCTTAGAAGCAGAAACAGGTGTAAGACCTATAATCTTCTATACTAATGGAATAGATTATTATATCTGGGATGATACAGACTATCCTGAGAGAAAACTTTCTGGAATTTATAGTAAGAAGGATTTAGAATCACTAAATTTTAAAAAGAAAAATAAGGAATCTTTAAAAAATCTTGATATAAGGGATGAAATAACTAATAGACCTTATCAAAAAGAAGCCATAACTAGGGTCTTAGAAGCCTATGAAACTGGACATAGAAAAGCTTTACTTGTAATGGCTACAGGTAGTGGTAAGACTAGGACAGCAGCCTCTATAGTAGATATATTAACAAGGAGAAATTGGGTCAAAAATATATTATTTTTAGCAGATAGAACAGCCTTAGTAAAGCAGGCTAAACAAAGCTTTAATGAGCATTTACAAAATTTATCTCTTTGTAATTTACTTAATAATAAAGATGATATAAATAGTAGAATGATATTTTCTACTTATCCAACTATGATGAATGCTATTGATGAAGTTAGAAATAAAGACGGAAAGAAAATGTTTACTAATGGGCATTTTGACTTAATAATAGTAGATGAAAGTCATAGAAGTATTTATAAGAAGTATCAAGATATATTTGATTATTTTGATGCTAATTTATTAGGACTTACAGCAACACCTGTAGATGAAATAGATAGAAATACTTATAGAGTATTTGAATTAGAAGATAATAATCCTACCTTTGCCTATGAATTAGAACAGGCTATAGAAGATGGATACTTAGTAGATTATGGACAACCTAAAGTTTATGACTTGAAGCTCATGAAAGATGGAATTAAATATAGTGAGTTATCAGAAGAAGAAAAAGAACAATTTGAAATGACTTTTGATGATTTTGAAGATATATCTAGTGAAGAGTTAAATAGAAGTTTATTTAATAAAGATACTGTAGATATAGTAATTCAAGAACTTATGGAAAAAGGAATCAAAGTTGAAGGTGGAGACAAATTAGGTAAGACTATTATATTTGCAGCCAATCAAAGGCATGCAGATTTTATAGTAGAGAGATTTGATGCTTTATATCCAGAATACAAAGGACATTTTGCACAGGCTGTATATCACAATATAAATTATGTGGATAATGTAATAGATAGCTTTAAAGATAAAGACTCATATCCACAAATAGCAGTTTCAGTAGATATGCTAGATACAGGCATAGATGTGCCAGAATTAGTAAATTTAGTATTTTTTAAAAAGGTAAGATCTAAAGCTAAATTTTGGCAGATGATAGGTAGAGGAACTAGACTTTGTGAAGGTCTTTTTGGACCAGGTATTGATAAAGAGAAATTTTTGATATTTGATTACTATAAAAACTTTGAGTTCTTTGAAATTAATAAAAAAGGAAAAGAAAACAATATTCAAAGATCCTTAACAGAAAA
The sequence above is drawn from the Clostridiisalibacter paucivorans DSM 22131 genome and encodes:
- a CDS encoding DEAD/DEAH box helicase family protein, with translation MVSNFEYLKKEKKYNKFVDACIEAERLMNVSYSATATFARRALELAVKWVYANDGELKVPYQDNLASLIYNYEFKSLVEPEMIDLLSYIHKLGNKAVHTTMAVRREEAVLSLRNLFAFTSWIDYCYSEEFEEREFNENLLGDNNRFKKTVQEKDELFEILSQKDRRLEEVVQENKKLRSQNESKRRENQRNRNYKVDEISEFETRKMYINLNLELNGWEIGRDCLEEVEVKNMDNSSGIGFVDYVLYGNDGNPLALVEAKKTSVSPRIGKVQAKMYAEALEAETGVRPIIFYTNGIDYYIWDDTDYPERKLSGIYSKKDLESLNFKKKNKESLKNLDIRDEITNRPYQKEAITRVLEAYETGHRKALLVMATGSGKTRTAASIVDILTRRNWVKNILFLADRTALVKQAKQSFNEHLQNLSLCNLLNNKDDINSRMIFSTYPTMMNAIDEVRNKDGKKMFTNGHFDLIIVDESHRSIYKKYQDIFDYFDANLLGLTATPVDEIDRNTYRVFELEDNNPTFAYELEQAIEDGYLVDYGQPKVYDLKLMKDGIKYSELSEEEKEQFEMTFDDFEDISSEELNRSLFNKDTVDIVIQELMEKGIKVEGGDKLGKTIIFAANQRHADFIVERFDALYPEYKGHFAQAVYHNINYVDNVIDSFKDKDSYPQIAVSVDMLDTGIDVPELVNLVFFKKVRSKAKFWQMIGRGTRLCEGLFGPGIDKEKFLIFDYYKNFEFFEINKKGKENNIQRSLTENIFNIKVDIIKALEHLDYQEPDLIEHRNRLIDNILEDISNINRQRFNANMRIHLIDKYSNKETFKTLSEKDVLTLKEEISPLIISIDEDELAKRFDYLMYTIEFAYLEKRPMNRPKSRVVSTAEKLETKGTISQIRDNEEIIDKIQTEEFWEEANLFDYELVRKALRDLIKLIDKENRKIYYTDFKDEIVEVKEGEAIYNVNDLGNYRKRVEHYLKEYEDNLPIYKLKNNEELTQSDIEYFEKILWQEIGSKEEYQQTYGDQQLLKLVASITGMERQAAEKEFSKFLNDENLNSDQIDFVNSIVDYIVKNGSIEREVLQEYPFNKKGGVVNLFKDRIDVVKDIVSVIDRVNDRLSV
- a CDS encoding type I restriction-modification system subunit M encodes the protein MLTGEIKNKVDKIWETFWTGGITNPLTVIEQFTYLIFIKSLDDKQMQSEKEASILGVKPKIIFDKNHEDLRWHNFKEFEAERMYDTVANKVFPFIKSLNGNSGSSFAKYMGDAIFVIPTPIMLQKIVTGIDGLVLEGDVKGDLYEYLLSKLSTSGTNGQFRTPRHIIKMMVELVKPTPSDIIIDPACGTSGFLIGASEYLKNNHGDLFNSEELKHHYQNTMFHGNDMDSTMLRIGTMNMVLHDVENPQISYRDSLSKGNTDRERYTLVLANPPFKGSLDAESVAEDLLRISNTKRTEILFLSLMLRILKNGGRCAVIVPDGVLFGSTKAHKSIREKIVEKNKLEAVISMPSGVFKPYAGVSTAILIFTKTSIGGTDNVWFYDMEADGYSLDDKREKIENSDIEDIIKRYHNIENENTRERTEKSFLVPKLEIAENNYDLSINRYKEIEYEEIEYEAPEKIIEKIRELEKEVYVGLDKIEKLVK
- a CDS encoding restriction endonuclease subunit S; this translates as MKWKSIKLEDLICKPISGEWGKQITNKQDENIVKVIRTANFTNKGVVDYEDIVLRNIDTKKVKQKKLLYGDILVEKSGGTDKYPVGRVVFYDKNDEIYLSNNFTTIFRVKKDKIYNRFLFYYLFYNYNRGGMIKYYNKTTGIQNLKVNHLIKELQIPVPPLNIQKQIVEILDEAQKLIDNRKKEIKLFDDLIESIFYDMFGDPVKNDKGWEVRKLGDSTEIITGNTPSRKNQENYGNYIEWIKSDNINTPYMYLTEAEEYLSEKGKEIGRTADNGSILMTCIAGSIKCIGNVAIADRKVAFNQQINAIIPLKYKLYFLYVLFITTKEYIQNNSTSSMKGMISKGNLSKLEFIIPPLQLQNQFAEKVQTIEKQKALLEESLKLMEDNYKSLMQRAFKGELF